Genomic window (Methanobrevibacter sp.):
GGCCCCATTATCACTCCTAAAATGGCACCTGCCAAAACCGGCCAGAAAGCATAAGATAGATAATGCAGAATAATAGTCTTATCTTTAAATCCAACTGCCTTTAAAATACCTATTTGAGTCCTCTGATGAGTTACGATTCTTGTCATTGTTGTCAGAAGTGTTAAAAATGTTACCAGAATGAATACTATTGGGAAAACGTCCCCGATCATTTTGTGCTGTGCCATTTCATCAGAGAATTTCGAAACACTAATCTGGTCTTGTTTTTTGGTGAATGACAAATATTCAATTGCATCATCCAATTTGTCTGTAAAATCATCATCTGAAGTGTCATACTTAACAAGCATGGTGTCGTATTTTAAATCCTCTGGATATGCCTTATATGACAGGTATGCAAAGCCCATCTGGGAAAAATCAGGTGTCAGAGATGATGGAGAAAGCTCATAAATATATTCCGGAGAGTACCCTATTCCCCTGATTTCTTTTGTAAATTCAATATCATCAAACTCGAAAGTGATGTTGTCTCCAACTTCCAGGTCTCTTTCATCTGCAAAGCGTGCATCCAGCCAGACTCCAGAGGAATCTGATGGGTTGAAATCCTCACCTTCCGTTGTGTAGAATTTCGACAGGACTCCCTTTTCAACAAAGTGCAGCGTAATGTCGGGACTGTTTTCAAGGTCTGCCCGTGACTGGACAACCAATTGCCTGTCAGTCTGTGTTGTAAATTCACTTATTTTTTCAACCGATGTATCATCAAAATCAGTATTGTAAATCCATCCATCAGCCATATTGGTATCTGCATAGTACTCATCGGAAGTCTGCACTAACCCATAGTACTCAGCATAAATTCCAGTATATGCAAAAATACCTAAAAATGCCATTAGAAATATTGCAATGAACTGTGTCTTGTTGATTTTAATATCCCTCAGCATTTTTTTAGATAAAGACATAATATACTATTAGAAAAAGGACATATAAAAAACAATAAGTTGATTGATTTAAATAAGATTTGAATTAGAAAACTACTGAATGGTGAAACTTAATTTACATTAACATCACCAAATTAGCAATTATAAGTTATCTGAAAATAAGAATATATATGAAACGGTTGATTTAACTTCAAATATAAAAATATTTGATGTTAATGTTAGTACGAACAGATTAGTTCATTAAACAAATCAACTGTTTCATCAACACTCATTTCAGCACACTCACTGACCTCTTCAAGATTTGCTTCCCAAAGAGAAAGCTTACCCATTGGAGTGACCAGAAACTTGAATTTATAGTTCCTTTTCACAAGGTCAGTTTTGAGCAAGGGATATTCGTTCAGCAAATCCATATATTTTAACTCAGCAGTTACTTCAACCATAATATCACCTAATTTATAATTTGAAATGACTATTTTTAAAGGTTTTGTCACTTAATGAGTGTCAGAAAGGTTATTCATTGTCTTTCAATGATTCAACCATATCCAATTTCTTGATTTTTCCTGAAAACATGAGATTGACAACAACAGAAACCACATATGTAATCAGAAATGTTATCACCAGTGTTTTAAGGGATAATGTTGCTTTCAGGTAAAATGAATCACCCATTGTTCCCCATAAGTATTGTAATGTTTCACGACCCAAAGGAACACCTATGATGAAACCTACTGTTGTAAACCACAGGTTTTGAGTGAGCAATAGCTTTCTTAAATAGGAGGACTTGAATCCCAGTACCTTCAGGGTTGCAAATTCACGTTTGATTTCGGTAAATGACAACAGTCCAAGATTATACAATACAATCAGTGACAATAATGCTGCAAAGGCTGCCAACAGATATATTGCAGTCATTGATGATTCCATCATCTCATCCCAACTGTCTGTCAGTGAATCCATTGAAAATATTGTTTTAACACCAGTAAAGTTATCATCAACTTCCTTTGATGAAATCACACTTGTTACAGTGTAATTCAATCCCAAATCATCCAGTTTTTCTTTTGTTATAATGATTCCCTGAGATGTCGGATCTGAATGCAAGCTAGTGACTTTTGTTTTAACCCATTTATCAGAGCCCATGATGTGCCATTTAATTGTATCACCCACTTTAACATCCAAAAGTTCAGCCATCTTTTTGGATAATGAAATCTCATCATCCCCTATTTCAATTGGATTTTTATCATCATCAGTTGGAGTGTAAAGCTCATTATCATCAAGCACAGTTATGACACCCGATTTTTTAACATCCCCTGATTTAATCTCAATAGCTGATTCCATTAGTTTTTCACCGTCAACCTCATCAACCACATGATCGATTTGTGATGATGTTGCATCATCCTCCAGAACCAGTTTTGATGAATAATGGTTGATGTCAGTGTAGGACCATTCCTTCATCTCATCAAAACCATCCATGCATCCGAATGAAGCGACAATGATTAATGTGCAGGCAAGCACTCCTGCAATGCTCATTAATGCACGGAACTTGTTTCTTTTTGCATCCCTCCAGTTCCATCTTGCATTGAAAGATAATTTCTTCCAGATTCCCAATTTTTCTACAAAACCGGAAGTTGAAATTTTAGGAACTTTTGGTCGTATTGCACTGGATGGAGACTCATTGACAATATTTTTACATGCCAAATATGAAATCAGCACTGCAAGAGCAACCATCAAAACAGTTACGATGATGAAGCTAGTGTCAAAACCTGTCAGCCAGTTAGGTATTGAGTACAACTGTTTCATCTCATCAAACATTATCGGAGGCAGTGTCAACGGTCCCAGGATAAAGCCCAATACGCTTCCAGTTAAAACCGGCCAGAAACCATATGATATATAATGATACATTATTGTGCGATTTTTAAATCCTAAAGCCTTAAGGACTCCGATTTGTGTTCTTTGGGCATTGATGATTCTTGTCATTGTTGTCAATAGTGTCAGCATTGCAATGATAATGAATATGACTGGAATCACATCAGTCATCATCTTGTGCTGTTCTGTTTCATCCTGAAATTCTGCAAAGCTTGGATGCTGTGATCTTGGAAGAAATGATGAATAATCCCTATCCAAATCATCATCCAGTTGTTTTTCATAATCTGCAGAATCCCCATCAAATTTCACAAGCAAAACATTATATGGAACATTATCCATTGGAAATGCCTTATGAGACATGTAAGCAAAGCCCATCTTGTCATAGTCAGGTATCATTGATGAATCAGAGGTTTGATACAAATGCTCAGGGGAATATCCAAGTCCCCTGATTTTCTTTGTGATTTCAATTCCATTAAACTCAAATGTAATCTCATCACCTATATCCAAGCCTTTGGACTGTGCAAATCGACTATCAAGCCATACCCCTTCACCATCATCCAGGTCAAACTCATCACCCCTGATGAGATAGAATTTTGATATATCATCATCTTCCAGAAAGTGCAATGTAAT
Coding sequences:
- a CDS encoding ABC transporter permease, which encodes MLAKKMIRDIKNHKIQFISIFLMAFLGVYVFVGFGAESFGFEETADAYYGETNLADGWIYTSNLDSDFVDNVNDLTLTKDSERQLVVNSIADFKNDPDITLHFLEDDDISKFYLIRGDEFDLDDGEGVWLDSRFAQSKGLDIGDEITFEFNGIEITKKIRGLGYSPEHLYQTSDSSMIPDYDKMGFAYMSHKAFPMDNVPYNVLLVKFDGDSADYEKQLDDDLDRDYSSFLPRSQHPSFAEFQDETEQHKMMTDVIPVIFIIIAMLTLLTTMTRIINAQRTQIGVLKALGFKNRTIMYHYISYGFWPVLTGSVLGFILGPLTLPPIMFDEMKQLYSIPNWLTGFDTSFIIVTVLMVALAVLISYLACKNIVNESPSSAIRPKVPKISTSGFVEKLGIWKKLSFNARWNWRDAKRNKFRALMSIAGVLACTLIIVASFGCMDGFDEMKEWSYTDINHYSSKLVLEDDATSSQIDHVVDEVDGEKLMESAIEIKSGDVKKSGVITVLDDNELYTPTDDDKNPIEIGDDEISLSKKMAELLDVKVGDTIKWHIMGSDKWVKTKVTSLHSDPTSQGIIITKEKLDDLGLNYTVTSVISSKEVDDNFTGVKTIFSMDSLTDSWDEMMESSMTAIYLLAAFAALLSLIVLYNLGLLSFTEIKREFATLKVLGFKSSYLRKLLLTQNLWFTTVGFIIGVPLGRETLQYLWGTMGDSFYLKATLSLKTLVITFLITYVVSVVVNLMFSGKIKKLDMVESLKDNE